Sequence from the Sphingomicrobium clamense genome:
GGTGATGGGGCGGCGAGCGGTACCGTTGCCGGTCACGACCATCCGGAAATCACGCCATTCGCCATTGGCAAGGATGATGGCGTCGCCTGGCTCGGCATGCTGCATCGCCGCGCGGAATTGCCGCTGGTCCTGGACAAGGATGTCCGCCGCGGAGGCCGGGGTTGCAGCCAGCGCTAGCATTGCGGCAGTCATCGGCACCGAAAGGTGCCGGGCGCTCATGGAGGACAATCTCGCGAACATGGAAGTCATCATAGCGAAATGCGCTGCCCACGTCCTGAACGGGAAAGAGGGCGTCCATTCAGCTTTCGCGATGAAGAACGTCAGGCGACCGTTTCGAGGAGGCCTTCGAACAATCTTCGGCCGTCGGTGTTGCCGTGGGCGGGTTCGAGGGCGCGTTCGGGGTGGGGCATCATGCCGAGCACGTTGCCGGCCTCGTTGAGGATGCCCGCGATCGAGCGCGCGCTGCCGTTGACGTTGTCGAGATAGCGGAAGGCGATGCGGCCTTCGCCTTCGAGACGGTCGAGCGTGTCGGGGTCGGCCTGGTAGTTGCCGTCATGGTGGGCGACGGGGATCGCGATTTCCTCGCCCGCGTCATAGCGCTGGGTGAAGAGCGACTGGCTGTTCTCGACCTTGAGCCGCGCGTCGCGGCAGGTGAAGTGGAGGTGCGCGTTGCGCATCAGCGCGCCCGGCAGCAGCCCGGTTTCGGTCAGCACCTGGAAGCCGTTGCAGATGCCGATGGTCGGCACGCCGCGATTAGCAGCCTCCGCGACCGCCTTCATGATGGGCGAGCGGGCCGCCATCGCGCCCGAGCGCAGATAGTCGCCATAGGAAAAGCCGCCGGGCACGCCGATCATGTCGATGCCGTCCGGCAACTCGCTTTCCCCGTGCCAGACCATGTCGGGCGCCTTGCCGAACACGGTTTCGAAGGCGACGGCGAGGTCGCGGTCGCAATTCGATCCGGGAAAGACGATGACCGCGCTCTTCATGGCGTCAGCCTTCCATCTCGATCGAGAAATTCTCGATCACGGTGTTGGCGAGCAGCTTCTTGCACATTTCCTCGACATCCTCGCGGCTGGTGCCGTCCTTCAAGTCGAGTTCGATGATCTTGCCCGCGCGCACGTCGTCGACGCCGGAAAAGCCGAGCGAGCCCAATGCGTGGTGGATGGCCTTGCCCTGCGGGTCGAGGACCCCGTTCTTGAGCATGATGGTCACGCGGGCTTTCATGGGGGCGCTGGCTCCTTGGCTGGGTGGTTGCGCTCCCTATGGCGGGGGCGGGCGCGAGAGGCAAGCTTTACGAAATCCTAACCAATAGTCGCGATACTCTTAGGCCTTGTATTGCGTCCAACAACGCTCGGGGAGGGCGTCATGATTGTCGGTTTGGCTTCGTTGATCTTTATCGCCCTGTTCGGATGGGGCGGAGACTATTTCGGGTGGAGCGACCCCAAGGGCGAGTTGCAGCTCGCGCTAGGCGCGTCCTTCATCCTGGGGATCGTCGCGGGCTACAAGTCCCGGGGCTGACATGGCGGTCGCCGCGCCCTAAGGGGCGGGGATGACACTGCCTCCCTACGCAAAATTGCTCGATATCCGCGCAGAGCGCTCCGATGGTGCGCTGCGCTTCGTGCTGCCCTTCGGTGACGACGTCATGGGGCGGCCGGGCTTCCTCCATGGCGGCGCGATCGCCGGGCTGCTCGAACTGACCGCTTTTGAGACGCTCAAGGCCGCGATCGAGGAAAATGGCGTCAAGATGAAGCCGGTGACGGTGACGGTCGACTATATGCGCGGGGGCGCGAGCCGCGACACCTATTGCGAGGGCGTCATCGAGCGGCTGGGGCGGCGGATGGCCAATGTCGACGTGATCGCATGGCAGAAGGATCGCGCGACCCCGATCGCGACCGCGCGGATGAACTTCCTGCTCGACCGGTCGCAGGCCGGCTAGCCGGACACCGCCATGCGCGCGTGATAGGTTGGGGAGCCGAAGAGCTCGTCCACGACCGCCTGGCGCTTCATGTAAAAGCCGATGTCATGTTCGTCGGTCATGCCGATGCCGCCGTGCATCTGGACGGCTTCCTGCACCGCGAGGCGGGCGACCTGGCCGGCCTTGGCCTTGGCGACGTGGACGGCGCGGGCGGCGCGGTCGGCGCCTTCGTCGAGCAATTGCGCGGCCTTGAGCGTGGCGGCGCGGGCGATTTCGATCTCTCCGTAAAGATGCGCGGCGCGGTGCTGCAGCGCCTGGAAGCTGCCGATGGGTTGGTCGAACTGCTTGCGTTCGCGCAGGTAGGCGTTGGTCATCTCGAACGCGCCGGCAGCGACGCCGACCAGCTCGGAGGCGGCACCCGCACGGCCCGCGGCGAGCGCGCGCATGAGCGGCGCGTCGCCTTCGCCGACGAGCGCGTCGGCATCGACCTCGACCTTGTCGTAGGTGAGGCGGGCGGCCTTGCTGCTGTCGGTGAGGGTGAC
This genomic interval carries:
- the purQ gene encoding phosphoribosylformylglycinamidine synthase subunit PurQ; translated protein: MKSAVIVFPGSNCDRDLAVAFETVFGKAPDMVWHGESELPDGIDMIGVPGGFSYGDYLRSGAMAARSPIMKAVAEAANRGVPTIGICNGFQVLTETGLLPGALMRNAHLHFTCRDARLKVENSQSLFTQRYDAGEEIAIPVAHHDGNYQADPDTLDRLEGEGRIAFRYLDNVNGSARSIAGILNEAGNVLGMMPHPERALEPAHGNTDGRRLFEGLLETVA
- a CDS encoding PaaI family thioesterase: MTLPPYAKLLDIRAERSDGALRFVLPFGDDVMGRPGFLHGGAIAGLLELTAFETLKAAIEENGVKMKPVTVTVDYMRGGASRDTYCEGVIERLGRRMANVDVIAWQKDRATPIATARMNFLLDRSQAG
- the purS gene encoding phosphoribosylformylglycinamidine synthase subunit PurS; amino-acid sequence: MKARVTIMLKNGVLDPQGKAIHHALGSLGFSGVDDVRAGKIIELDLKDGTSREDVEEMCKKLLANTVIENFSIEMEG